A single Micromonospora luteifusca DNA region contains:
- a CDS encoding L-serine ammonia-lyase — translation MISVFDLFSVGIGPSSSHTVGPMRAARTFVAGLKADGLLTDTARVQAELFGSLGATGHGHGSDRAVLLGLAGESPETVDTDTVGLRVERIRAERRINILDAHEIDFDPDRDLTLHRRRSLPYHPNGMTFVAYDRAGAEVRSRTYYSVGGGFVVDEAAAGADRIKPDSTAVRYPFLTGAQLLAQTTATGLSISEVMLANERSWRSEADIRAGLLEIWRVMQECVRAGCERDGVLPGGLKVRRRAAELRRGLEADAGTADPLHVMDWVTLFALAVNEENAAGGRVVTAPTNGAAGIIPAVLHYYTRFVPGADDDGVVRFLLAAGAIGVLFKENASISGAEVGCQGEVGSACSMAAAGLAEALGGTPEQVENAAEIGMEHNLGLTCDPVGGLVQIPCIERNAVASIKAITAARLALRGDGVHKVSLDKVIKTMRETGADMKVKYKETARGGLAVNVIEC, via the coding sequence ATGATCAGTGTTTTCGACCTCTTCAGTGTCGGCATCGGCCCGTCCAGCTCGCACACGGTGGGGCCGATGCGGGCCGCGCGCACGTTCGTGGCCGGGCTGAAGGCCGACGGCCTGCTCACCGACACCGCGCGGGTGCAGGCTGAGCTGTTCGGCTCGCTGGGTGCCACCGGGCATGGCCACGGCAGCGACCGGGCGGTGCTGCTCGGGTTGGCCGGCGAGTCCCCGGAGACGGTCGACACGGACACCGTCGGCCTTCGGGTGGAGCGGATCCGGGCCGAGCGGCGGATCAACATCCTGGACGCGCACGAGATCGACTTTGACCCGGATCGGGACCTGACGCTGCACCGCCGCCGGTCGCTGCCGTACCACCCGAACGGGATGACCTTCGTGGCGTACGACCGGGCCGGTGCCGAGGTGCGCAGCCGCACCTACTACTCCGTTGGTGGCGGTTTCGTGGTGGACGAGGCGGCGGCGGGCGCGGACCGGATCAAGCCGGACAGCACGGCAGTGCGGTACCCCTTCCTGACCGGGGCGCAACTGCTGGCGCAGACCACCGCGACCGGCCTGTCGATCAGCGAGGTGATGCTGGCCAACGAGCGTTCCTGGCGCAGCGAGGCGGACATCCGGGCCGGCCTGCTGGAGATTTGGCGGGTCATGCAGGAGTGCGTGCGGGCCGGTTGCGAGCGGGACGGCGTACTCCCTGGTGGGTTGAAGGTCCGGCGGCGCGCGGCGGAACTGCGGCGTGGCCTGGAGGCGGACGCCGGGACGGCCGACCCGCTGCACGTGATGGACTGGGTGACGCTGTTCGCCCTCGCGGTCAACGAGGAGAATGCCGCTGGTGGCCGGGTGGTCACCGCACCGACCAACGGGGCGGCCGGGATCATTCCGGCAGTGCTGCACTATTACACCCGGTTCGTGCCGGGCGCCGATGACGACGGAGTCGTGCGGTTCCTGCTGGCGGCTGGCGCGATCGGCGTGCTGTTCAAGGAGAACGCGTCGATCTCCGGCGCGGAGGTCGGCTGCCAGGGTGAGGTTGGCTCGGCGTGCTCGATGGCGGCGGCGGGGCTGGCCGAGGCGCTCGGCGGCACCCCGGAGCAGGTCGAGAACGCGGCCGAGATCGGGATGGAGCACAACCTCGGGTTGACCTGTGACCCGGTGGGTGGCCTGGTGCAGATCCCCTGCATCGAGCGGAACGCGGTGGCTAGCATCAAGGCGATCACGGCCGCCCGGCTGGCGCTGCGCGGCGACGGTGTGCACAAGGTGTCGCTGGACAAGGTCATCAAGACCATGCGGGAGACGGGCGCCGACATGAAGGTCAAATACAAGGAGACGGCGCGTGGCGGTCTGGCCGTCAACGTGATCGAGTGCTGA
- a CDS encoding ABC transporter permease: MTSGVAALWSHRNSLRILVRRDLAVKYQQSVLGYFWSLIEPLGMGAIYWFVFGVLYSRDTGRHLGEAAGSYPLFLITGIFAWMWTSSALSEATNALTGQSRLITTMNVPRQVFPIGRVTGRFAEYAAGLPILIAIAVIYAVHGRIHPGWSLLSLPLAVALQAVLLTGLALLLSAWNVLMRDVERFMRLIIRVLFYATPIIYPLSLVRESGLPGWLKVVYELNPLVGIFQLHHAIWYPDEFPDARLLAITVVGSLLVLAAGWWSFRRLEPAVLKEL; encoded by the coding sequence GTGACCTCTGGCGTCGCGGCCCTGTGGTCGCACCGCAACTCGCTGCGCATCCTGGTCAGGCGCGACCTGGCGGTCAAGTACCAGCAGTCGGTGCTGGGCTACTTCTGGTCGTTGATCGAGCCGCTCGGCATGGGCGCCATCTACTGGTTCGTGTTCGGGGTGCTCTACTCCCGGGACACCGGAAGGCACCTCGGCGAGGCGGCCGGGTCGTACCCGCTGTTCCTGATCACCGGGATCTTCGCCTGGATGTGGACCAGTTCGGCGTTGAGCGAGGCGACCAACGCGCTGACCGGCCAGTCCCGGCTGATCACCACGATGAACGTGCCGCGTCAGGTCTTCCCGATCGGCCGGGTCACCGGCCGGTTCGCCGAGTACGCTGCCGGCCTGCCGATCCTGATCGCCATCGCGGTGATCTACGCGGTGCACGGTCGGATCCACCCGGGCTGGTCGCTGCTCTCCCTCCCGCTCGCGGTGGCGCTCCAGGCGGTTCTGTTGACCGGGCTCGCCCTGTTGCTGTCCGCGTGGAACGTGCTGATGCGCGACGTGGAACGGTTCATGCGGTTGATCATCCGGGTGCTCTTCTACGCCACGCCGATCATCTATCCGCTCAGCCTGGTGCGGGAGTCCGGCCTGCCCGGTTGGCTGAAGGTGGTGTACGAGTTGAACCCGCTGGTCGGGATCTTCCAACTGCACCACGCGATCTGGTACCCGGACGAGTTCCCGGACGCCCGGCTGCTCGCCATCACTGTCGTCGGCAGCCTGCTGGTGCTGGCCGCCGGCTGGTGGTCGTTCCGCCGGTTGGAACCCGCCGTGCTCAAGGAACTCTGA
- a CDS encoding ABC transporter ATP-binding protein — MAAPIIEADGLGIRFVRNRRRQLRLRELFIHRGGRGALPGQFWPLRDVSFTVAPGETIGVIGRNGTGKSTLLRLIAGVLIPDEGTIRVHGAVAPLLELSAGFSNDLTGRENLHLVGGLHGLSTSYLKRHFDEIVEFAGEQVERAIDTSVRHYSSGMKVRLGFAIISHLPHPILLMDEVTAVGDAEFRKKCYATIDRLLGEGRTLVLVSHNEKDLTRFCRRGLYLDAGRLTLDGTIAEALDAYHAAVPR; from the coding sequence ATGGCCGCGCCGATCATCGAGGCCGACGGCCTGGGCATCCGGTTCGTCCGGAACCGTCGCCGCCAACTGCGGCTGCGGGAACTGTTCATCCACCGGGGCGGGCGTGGCGCCCTGCCGGGCCAGTTCTGGCCGCTGCGCGACGTGTCGTTCACCGTCGCGCCGGGCGAGACCATCGGAGTGATCGGCCGCAACGGCACCGGCAAGAGCACCCTGCTGCGGCTGATCGCCGGGGTGCTCATCCCGGACGAGGGCACGATCCGGGTGCACGGTGCGGTGGCACCGTTGCTGGAGTTGTCGGCCGGTTTCTCCAACGACCTGACCGGGCGGGAGAACCTGCACCTGGTCGGTGGGCTGCACGGGCTGTCGACGAGCTATCTGAAGCGGCACTTCGACGAGATCGTCGAGTTCGCCGGTGAGCAGGTGGAGCGGGCCATCGACACGTCGGTGCGGCACTACTCGTCGGGGATGAAGGTGCGGCTGGGCTTTGCGATCATCTCGCACCTGCCGCACCCGATCCTGCTGATGGACGAGGTGACCGCGGTCGGAGACGCGGAGTTCCGCAAGAAGTGCTACGCGACAATTGATCGTCTGCTCGGGGAGGGGCGCACGCTGGTGCTGGTGTCACACAACGAAAAGGACCTGACCCGGTTCTGCCGTCGGGGGTTGTACCTCGACGCGGGCCGGTTGACGCTCGACGGCACGATCGCCGAGGCACTCGACGCGTACCACGCCGCGGTTCCGCGGTGA
- a CDS encoding DUF5941 domain-containing protein codes for MTLAIVLAAGTPAAGLTTATGESLADRLAAQLRRAGADGVRFAADLDELAALVDTATAPVLITGTDLVAHTAVLRHLATSPVGPTVALVLGDPPVPGRTAVREERGQVVDAGAVDALDGDATAVFGGALRVGVDDLPTLAAAARAAGGPGPAVDRLFAGLAALGTLIFAQRVRLLVAHRVEDASGLAAAEAAVNAVDEDRAELRLSVKEKDDFFTTYFVSTWSPQVVRLAARLRLTPTGVTAISVLFALAAAVLFGVGGRPALVSGAVLLYLGFVLDCVDGQLARYTRHFSAWGGWLDTMADRAKEYLVYAGLGFGVSHAGLGNGWALAIAAMTLQTVRHMTDTWYGVLHDEAARRPRTATGAGGGIGDRLNAASTRVQADTGSVSYWLKRTVVFPIGERWALIALTAALFNPLVSLIAVLVWGALAFAYTGALRTLRARWMWVPVLDTVDATLHRDDGPLARRLPVVRPMGPLTLAVIAALGPAVLLVAALLGDAPDGLRWAVPVALLVLLVGGLGAGAAHNGPLDWLVPAALRAAEYLFAIAVGVVGDVPGWLIFGYVFVLTVHHYDLTARLEKRQAAPPLHLATLGWEGRSTLLALAAIGGTAGAGLATLGAYLLVVFVVSVVLAWFVRPAGNTRASVAPVGAGGAAPR; via the coding sequence GTGACGCTCGCGATCGTGCTCGCCGCCGGGACGCCCGCGGCGGGCCTGACCACCGCGACCGGCGAGTCGCTGGCCGACCGCCTGGCCGCACAGTTGCGTCGGGCCGGGGCGGACGGGGTGCGCTTCGCCGCCGACCTCGACGAGTTGGCCGCGCTGGTCGACACCGCCACCGCGCCCGTGCTGATCACCGGAACCGACCTGGTCGCGCACACCGCCGTACTGCGACACCTGGCCACCAGCCCGGTGGGGCCGACGGTGGCGCTGGTGCTCGGCGACCCGCCGGTGCCCGGGCGGACCGCCGTCCGGGAGGAGCGCGGCCAGGTGGTCGACGCCGGGGCGGTGGACGCCCTCGACGGGGACGCCACCGCTGTGTTCGGCGGCGCACTGCGGGTCGGCGTGGACGATCTCCCGACCCTCGCCGCCGCGGCGCGGGCGGCGGGTGGCCCCGGGCCGGCCGTGGACCGGCTCTTCGCGGGCCTCGCGGCGCTCGGCACCCTGATCTTCGCCCAGCGGGTGCGCCTGCTCGTCGCGCACCGGGTCGAGGACGCCTCCGGGCTTGCCGCTGCCGAGGCGGCGGTGAACGCGGTCGACGAGGACCGGGCCGAGCTGCGGCTGTCGGTGAAGGAGAAGGACGACTTCTTCACCACCTACTTCGTCAGCACCTGGTCACCGCAGGTGGTGCGGTTGGCGGCCCGGCTCCGGCTGACACCGACCGGCGTGACGGCGATCTCGGTGCTCTTTGCGCTGGCCGCTGCGGTGCTGTTCGGGGTTGGTGGGCGACCCGCGCTGGTCAGTGGTGCGGTGCTGCTCTACCTCGGCTTCGTGCTCGACTGCGTGGACGGCCAGTTGGCCCGCTACACCCGGCACTTCAGCGCCTGGGGCGGCTGGCTGGACACGATGGCGGACCGGGCGAAGGAATACCTGGTCTACGCCGGTCTGGGCTTCGGGGTGAGCCACGCCGGGCTGGGCAACGGTTGGGCGCTCGCGATCGCAGCGATGACGTTGCAGACCGTCCGGCACATGACCGACACCTGGTACGGGGTGCTGCACGACGAGGCGGCCCGCCGACCGCGTACGGCGACGGGGGCCGGCGGTGGGATCGGCGACCGGCTCAACGCGGCGTCGACCCGGGTGCAGGCCGACACCGGTTCGGTGTCCTACTGGCTGAAGCGGACCGTCGTCTTCCCGATCGGTGAGCGGTGGGCGCTGATCGCGCTGACCGCGGCGCTGTTCAATCCGCTGGTCAGCCTGATCGCGGTGCTGGTCTGGGGTGCGTTGGCGTTCGCGTACACCGGGGCGTTGCGGACGCTGCGTGCCCGCTGGATGTGGGTGCCGGTGCTGGACACGGTCGACGCCACCCTGCACCGCGACGACGGGCCGCTGGCCCGCCGGCTGCCGGTGGTCCGCCCGATGGGGCCGCTCACCCTGGCGGTGATCGCCGCGCTCGGCCCGGCGGTGCTGCTGGTCGCGGCGCTGCTGGGCGACGCGCCCGACGGGTTGCGTTGGGCGGTGCCGGTGGCGCTGCTGGTGCTGCTGGTCGGCGGTCTGGGCGCCGGGGCGGCGCACAACGGGCCGCTGGACTGGCTGGTGCCCGCGGCGCTGCGGGCCGCCGAGTACCTGTTCGCCATCGCGGTCGGGGTGGTCGGCGACGTGCCAGGTTGGCTGATCTTCGGGTACGTCTTCGTGCTCACCGTGCACCACTACGACCTGACCGCTCGACTGGAGAAACGGCAGGCGGCACCGCCTCTGCACCTGGCTACGCTGGGCTGGGAGGGGCGTTCGACACTGCTGGCCCTCGCGGCGATTGGCGGCACGGCAGGTGCCGGGCTGGCTACACTCGGTGCCTACCTTCTGGTGGTTTTCGTGGTGAGCGTCGTCCTGGCCTGGTTCGTCCGACCGGCTGGTAACACGCGGGCGTCGGTCGCGCCGGTGGGCGCTGGAGGTGCCGCGCCACGCTGA
- a CDS encoding bifunctional glycosyltransferase/CDP-glycerol:glycerophosphate glycerophosphotransferase, whose translation MTLISFVVPAFRVQGYLRECLDSILGQPETDIEVIAVDDCSPDASGDIIDEYAARDQRVHSVRLPENVGLGPARNIGLDRAVGEYVWFIDGDDWLAPECLTEVAERLRGTRPDVLLVDHVRTHWNDTATRSAMAEVFPESPGTGTFQLRDRPEAMRLLHTAWNRLVRREFLVDLGLRFAPGWYEDVSFSYPVLMAAQRIGVLDRVCVNYRQRRAGAITRTRGDRHFEVFPQWHRVFHLMDSWGSATDALRPAVFERMIWHYLTVLGNGQRIAPELRQAFFAQITADYERWLPPGGYPVPDGVEGIKHRLVAAGRWRTFSALRTAGRARDTARRKARSARRRVGPVARRGARLTRDGLLREYYRAELHRPIDPTLAVYASYWYRGYSCNPAAIYEIARQLAPGVRGVWIVRRDRVDTVPTGVEYVVAGTPAYFRVLARARWLINNVNFPDFVRKRPEQVHLQTHHGTPVKVMGLDQQRYPIGAGRMDFAGLLRRVDRWDYSVSANSFSTQMWDRAYPATYTTLEVGYPRNDRLVTAGPDEVRRLRAEFGLGPDEQVVLYAPTHREHLPGYRPPFDPDRFVRALGDSGRLLMRSHYFHDRDRRPGRPVDWERVRDVSGYQRVEDLYLMADVLVTDYSSAMFDYAVLDRPIVLYTPDWEAYRLARGVYFDVTAEPPGAVATTFADLLDLFRTDAVRSEAATKAREHFRGRFCTLDDGRAAERVVRQVFLGEPSEQSSRC comes from the coding sequence GTGACCCTGATCAGTTTCGTGGTACCGGCCTTCCGGGTGCAGGGATACCTGCGCGAATGCCTGGACTCCATCCTCGGTCAGCCGGAGACCGACATCGAGGTGATCGCCGTCGACGACTGCTCGCCGGATGCCAGTGGCGACATCATCGACGAGTACGCGGCCCGCGACCAGCGGGTCCACTCGGTCCGGCTGCCGGAGAACGTGGGCCTCGGTCCAGCCCGCAACATCGGGCTGGACCGGGCCGTCGGCGAGTACGTGTGGTTCATCGACGGTGACGACTGGCTGGCGCCGGAGTGCCTGACGGAGGTCGCCGAGCGGTTGCGCGGCACCCGGCCGGACGTGCTGCTGGTCGATCATGTCCGCACCCACTGGAACGACACCGCCACCCGCAGTGCGATGGCCGAGGTGTTTCCGGAGTCACCCGGCACGGGCACCTTCCAGCTGCGGGACCGGCCGGAGGCGATGCGACTGCTGCACACCGCGTGGAACCGGCTGGTCCGCCGGGAGTTCCTGGTCGACCTGGGACTGCGCTTCGCGCCGGGCTGGTACGAGGACGTCTCGTTCAGCTACCCGGTCCTGATGGCGGCGCAGCGGATCGGCGTACTGGATCGGGTCTGCGTCAACTACCGGCAACGCCGCGCCGGTGCGATCACCCGGACCCGGGGGGACCGGCACTTCGAGGTCTTCCCCCAGTGGCACCGGGTCTTCCACCTGATGGATTCGTGGGGTTCGGCGACGGACGCCCTGCGGCCGGCGGTCTTCGAGCGGATGATCTGGCACTACCTGACCGTGCTCGGCAACGGCCAGCGGATCGCTCCGGAGTTGCGGCAGGCGTTCTTCGCGCAGATAACCGCCGACTACGAACGCTGGCTGCCGCCCGGGGGCTATCCGGTGCCCGACGGCGTGGAGGGGATCAAGCACCGGCTCGTCGCCGCCGGCCGCTGGCGCACCTTCAGCGCGTTACGGACCGCCGGCCGGGCCCGCGACACCGCCCGCAGGAAGGCCCGCTCCGCCCGGCGCCGGGTCGGCCCGGTTGCTCGGCGCGGTGCCCGGCTGACCCGCGACGGTCTGCTGCGCGAGTACTACCGCGCCGAACTGCATCGGCCGATCGATCCGACACTCGCGGTGTACGCCTCCTACTGGTACCGGGGATACTCCTGCAACCCGGCGGCGATCTACGAGATTGCCCGGCAGTTGGCGCCGGGGGTGCGCGGGGTGTGGATCGTGCGTCGGGACCGGGTGGACACCGTGCCGACCGGGGTGGAGTACGTGGTCGCGGGCACCCCGGCGTACTTCCGGGTGCTCGCCCGCGCCCGGTGGCTGATCAACAACGTCAACTTTCCGGACTTCGTCCGGAAGCGACCCGAGCAGGTGCACCTGCAGACCCACCACGGCACACCCGTGAAAGTGATGGGCCTGGATCAGCAGCGCTACCCGATCGGCGCGGGCCGGATGGACTTCGCCGGGCTGCTGCGCCGGGTGGACCGCTGGGACTACAGCGTCAGCGCGAACAGCTTCTCCACCCAGATGTGGGACCGGGCGTACCCGGCCACCTACACGACCCTGGAGGTGGGCTACCCGCGCAACGACCGCCTGGTCACCGCCGGCCCGGACGAGGTGCGCCGGCTACGCGCGGAGTTCGGCCTCGGCCCCGACGAGCAGGTCGTCCTGTACGCCCCGACGCACCGCGAGCATCTCCCCGGCTACCGGCCGCCCTTCGACCCGGACCGGTTCGTGCGGGCGCTGGGTGACTCGGGTCGGCTGCTGATGCGCAGCCACTACTTCCACGATCGTGATCGGCGTCCCGGCCGGCCGGTGGACTGGGAGCGGGTTCGCGATGTCAGCGGCTACCAGCGGGTGGAGGATCTCTACCTGATGGCGGACGTGCTGGTCACCGACTATTCGTCGGCGATGTTCGACTATGCGGTGCTGGACCGGCCCATCGTTCTCTACACCCCGGACTGGGAGGCGTACCGGCTGGCCCGGGGTGTCTACTTCGACGTGACGGCCGAGCCGCCCGGCGCGGTAGCCACCACCTTCGCTGATCTGCTCGACCTGTTCCGTACCGACGCCGTGCGCTCGGAGGCGGCGACCAAGGCGCGCGAGCATTTCCGGGGCAGGTTCTGCACATTGGACGACGGGCGGGCGGCCGAGCGGGTGGTGCGCCAGGTGTTCCTGGGGGAGCCGAGCGAGCAATCATCGCGCTGCTGA
- a CDS encoding ABC transporter ATP-binding protein: MSTVTLKDVTKVFRDGTLAVDSINLDVNDGEFMVLLGPSGCGKSTVLRMIAGLEDPTTGAVMLDGELANDLPPRDRKIAMVFQDFALYPHMTVGDNIAFPLRLAGVEPEPRGERVGDVASALGIGDVLARKPGQLSGGQRQRVAMGRAIVRRPGLFLMDEPLSNLDSGLRAELRAEISGLTRELGVTTVYVTHDQAEALTMADRVAIMRRGVLQDVGTPTQVYGRPATLYVAAFLGSPRMNLLEASVYVHLDRYVTLNLGEQSLYLPWNDIRSRAVAHYHGERIVVGMRAEALTPVAPDSPGDVLRGRIRYLEHHGHESLAFLDIGATAIMVDEMGAPLEPPPVGQRGLRRFGSVMQRLTGKPVEPMDVPSGGGTQTSVLPDPGRHHRRPAELAVRLAPYPAVSAGHSLAVSVRMDALHFFDERGARIDVGWR; encoded by the coding sequence GTGAGCACCGTCACGCTCAAGGATGTGACGAAGGTCTTCAGGGATGGCACGCTGGCCGTCGACAGCATCAACCTGGATGTGAACGACGGCGAGTTCATGGTGCTGCTGGGGCCGTCCGGCTGTGGCAAGTCCACGGTGCTGCGGATGATCGCCGGGTTGGAGGATCCGACCACGGGCGCGGTCATGCTCGACGGGGAGTTGGCGAACGACCTGCCTCCACGGGATCGCAAGATCGCTATGGTCTTCCAGGATTTCGCGCTCTACCCGCACATGACCGTCGGCGACAACATCGCCTTTCCGCTGCGACTGGCCGGGGTGGAGCCGGAACCGCGCGGTGAGCGCGTCGGCGACGTGGCCAGTGCGCTGGGCATCGGTGACGTGTTGGCCCGCAAGCCGGGTCAGCTCTCCGGCGGGCAGCGCCAGCGGGTCGCGATGGGCCGGGCGATCGTCCGTCGGCCCGGCCTGTTCCTCATGGACGAGCCGCTTTCCAACCTGGACAGCGGCCTCCGCGCCGAACTGCGCGCGGAGATCTCGGGCCTGACCCGGGAGTTGGGCGTCACCACCGTCTACGTCACCCACGACCAGGCCGAGGCACTCACCATGGCTGACCGGGTGGCCATCATGCGTCGGGGCGTGCTCCAGGACGTGGGCACACCCACCCAGGTGTACGGCCGGCCGGCGACGCTCTACGTGGCCGCCTTCCTGGGCAGCCCACGGATGAACCTGCTGGAGGCGTCGGTCTACGTCCACCTCGACCGGTACGTCACGCTCAACCTCGGTGAGCAGTCGCTCTACCTGCCCTGGAACGACATTCGCAGTCGGGCCGTCGCGCACTACCACGGTGAGCGGATCGTGGTCGGCATGCGAGCCGAGGCGCTCACCCCGGTCGCCCCGGACAGCCCCGGCGACGTGCTGCGCGGGCGGATCCGCTACCTGGAGCACCACGGGCACGAGTCGCTGGCGTTCCTCGACATCGGCGCGACCGCCATCATGGTCGACGAGATGGGTGCGCCACTCGAACCGCCGCCGGTGGGTCAGCGTGGTTTGCGTCGGTTCGGCTCGGTGATGCAGCGACTCACCGGCAAGCCGGTGGAGCCGATGGATGTCCCGAGCGGCGGTGGCACCCAGACCAGCGTGCTTCCCGATCCGGGTCGGCACCACCGCCGCCCGGCGGAGCTGGCGGTGCGGCTGGCACCGTACCCGGCGGTCAGCGCCGGTCACTCGCTCGCCGTCTCGGTGCGGATGGACGCACTGCACTTCTTCGACGAGCGTGGCGCCCGGATCGACGTGGGTTGGCGTTGA
- a CDS encoding DUF4442 domain-containing protein: protein MTTDSRQVTTGMLEAVPFARTLGFEFVEVAPEAKGGVRAVVRMPDSSATHNHLGGPHAGAIFTLGETASGAVVLAAFGQLLDRAVPLAVRAEIAYRKLAMGPVLATARLVRPALDVIEELESGRRPEFEVEVEIATEDGQTTSVMTVVWTLRPN, encoded by the coding sequence ATGACCACCGATTCCCGCCAGGTGACGACCGGCATGCTCGAAGCGGTGCCCTTCGCCCGTACGCTCGGCTTCGAATTCGTCGAGGTGGCGCCCGAGGCGAAGGGCGGGGTCCGGGCAGTCGTCCGGATGCCCGACTCGTCAGCCACCCACAACCACCTCGGTGGCCCGCACGCAGGCGCCATCTTCACCCTCGGCGAGACCGCCTCCGGCGCGGTCGTGCTGGCCGCCTTCGGGCAGCTGCTCGACCGGGCCGTGCCGCTCGCCGTCCGGGCCGAGATCGCCTACCGCAAGCTCGCCATGGGCCCGGTGCTGGCCACCGCGCGACTCGTCCGGCCGGCCCTCGACGTGATCGAGGAGCTGGAGTCCGGCCGGCGGCCGGAGTTCGAAGTCGAGGTGGAGATCGCGACCGAGGACGGCCAAACCACCTCGGTCATGACCGTGGTTTGGACGCTGCGACCGAACTGA
- a CDS encoding HAD family hydrolase has product MLGLPAHVTACLFDLDGVLTQTARVHNAAWTQTFDEFLRQRATASGEPFQPFDPGPDYNRYVDGRPRADGVRSFLASRGIVLPEGSPDDPPDADTVNGVGNRKNVLLLQRLRDSGVEVYPGSVRYLQAATTAGLRRAVVTASANGAEVVAAAGLEPLLEARVDGLVARAQGLRGKPHPDTFVAGARMLGVDPTQAAVFEDALSGVAAGRAGGFGYVVGVDRVGQADELLAHGADIVVQDLAELLDTADRPMPTGNAAAHHSATERGNA; this is encoded by the coding sequence GTGCTGGGCCTACCTGCTCACGTGACCGCCTGTCTCTTCGATCTGGACGGTGTGCTGACGCAGACCGCCCGCGTGCACAACGCCGCCTGGACGCAGACGTTCGACGAGTTTCTCCGGCAGCGGGCCACCGCCTCCGGCGAACCGTTCCAACCCTTCGACCCCGGCCCGGACTACAACCGCTACGTCGATGGCCGGCCCCGCGCCGACGGCGTCCGGTCGTTCCTCGCCTCTCGTGGGATCGTGCTGCCCGAGGGGTCCCCGGACGACCCGCCGGACGCCGACACCGTCAACGGCGTGGGCAACCGCAAGAACGTCCTGCTGCTGCAGCGCCTGCGCGACTCCGGCGTCGAGGTCTACCCGGGGTCGGTGCGCTACCTGCAGGCGGCAACCACCGCCGGGCTGCGCCGAGCCGTGGTGACCGCGAGCGCCAACGGAGCTGAGGTCGTCGCCGCCGCCGGGCTGGAGCCGCTGCTGGAGGCCAGGGTCGACGGGTTGGTCGCCCGGGCTCAGGGGCTGCGCGGAAAACCGCACCCGGACACGTTCGTCGCCGGGGCCAGGATGCTCGGCGTCGACCCGACACAAGCCGCCGTCTTCGAGGACGCGCTCTCCGGGGTGGCCGCCGGCCGTGCCGGTGGGTTCGGATACGTGGTCGGCGTCGACCGGGTCGGGCAGGCTGACGAGTTGCTCGCGCACGGTGCCGACATCGTGGTGCAGGACCTTGCCGAACTGCTGGACACCGCCGATCGGCCGATGCCGACCGGCAACGCTGCCGCGCACCACTCGGCCACCGAACGGGGCAACGCGTGA